From Scomber scombrus chromosome 6, fScoSco1.1, whole genome shotgun sequence, the proteins below share one genomic window:
- the tes gene encoding testin — protein MEIEKEVKKMTLGHEFGAGAACLKCKDKCEGFELHFWRKICRNCKCGLTEHNVQMNSEENKKVGKLFEDTKYTGLIAKLKTDGIPSYQGNMVTITLPSSSSSYIVPPSASSTVVPPSAAAGYVQPAGAPAGSAPGSAQAQAKAQAQAQAKAQAQAQAQAVPAGVAPAKAGRLPVAISATAANVMPVSKDVPMKSVTYEWAPPVANKYLAVRYIELLPPEKRPVAGSEGAAYRRQQMARQLPEHDQDPSKCHELTPAEVKQMEQFVRKYKDEALGIGDVMLPEDMAQIQAGGQGGAGGAAGAGAGGANAGPGFRPGAGGVAGAGAGVGGANAGPGFRPGADGSGAGVNAGAGAGAGGAGYRPGVGGAGVGAGFGPGAAGTGVGPIGGAGAGAGAGAGAGAGAGPGVGAGGAGGAGAFSGPGTGASAGFGPAGGDLGTTATAGAMGVPGTLQAGLPQNFSCHHCQQPMRVGEPAVYAERAGYDKMWHPACFVCCNCTELLVDMIYFWKKGKLYCGRHYGDSEKPRCGGCDELIFSNEYTQAEGQNWHLKHFCCFECDCILAGETYVMENDKPVCKPCYMTNYAVKCTVCQNPVEPEAQRVSYGDHHWHAEPDCFKCSGCTKCLVGQRFMAVQGFLFCSVECKKKTMT, from the exons ATGACCCTCGGCCATGAGTTTGGAGCGGGAGCAGCCTGTTTAAAATGCAAAGACAAGTGTGAAGGCTTTGAACTGCATTTTTGGAG AAAAATCTGCCGAAACTGCAAATGTGGCCTGACGGAGCACAATGTGCAGATGAACTCGGAGGAGAACAAGAAGGTGGGAAAGCTGTTTGAAGACACCAAGTACACCGGGCTTATTGCCAAGCTGAAGACGGATGGCATACCAAGCTACCAGGGCAACATGGTCACCATCACTCTGCCCAGCTCGTCCAGCTCCTACATTGTTCCTCCCAGTGCCTCCTCGACTGTGGTGCCAccctctgctgcagctggttaTGTACAGCCTGCTGGAGCCCCTGCAGGCTCAGCACCCGGCAGTGCTCAGGCTCAGGCTAAGGCTCAGGCTCAAGCTCAAGCTAAGGCTCAGGCTCAGGCTCAGGCTCAGGCAGTACCTGCTGGCGTCGCACCTGCCAAAGCTGGTAGGCTGCCAGTCGCTATCAGTGCCACAGCAGCCAATGTGATGCCAGTCTCCAAAGATGTGCCAATGAAGTCAGTCACCTACGAGTGGGCACCACCGGTAGCCAATAAATATCTG GCGGTGCGTTACATCGAGCTGCTCCCACCAGAGAAGCGACCGGTGGCGGGTTCAGAAGGGGCCGCTTATCGTCGGCAGCAGATGGCTCGCCAGCTGCCCGAGCACGACCAGGACCCGTCCAAGTGCCATGAGCTGACCCCCGCCGAGGTCAAGCAAATGGAGCAGTTCGTCCGCAAGTACAAGGATGAGGCCCTTGGGATCGGAGATGTCATGCTGCCTGAAGACATGGCTCAAATCCAGGCAGGAGGGCAGGGTGGAGCTGGTGGTGCAGCTGGTGCTGGAGCTGGAGGGGCTAATGCTGGGCCTGGGTTTAGACCTGGAGCTGGTGGAGTTGCTGGTGCTGGAGCTGGAGTTGGAGGGGCTAATGCTGGGCCTGGGTTTAGACCTGGGGCTGATGGATCTGGAGCTGGTGTTAATGCTGGGGCTGGGGCTGGAGCTGGAGGGGCTGGGTATAGACCTGGAGTTGGGGGTGCAGGGGTTGGAGCTGGTTTTGGGCCTGGAGCTGCAGGCACTGGTGTTGGTCCCATTGGTGGAGccggagctggagctggagctggagccgGAGCCGGAGCTGGAGCTGGACCTGGAGTTGGAGCTGGAGGTGCTGGAGGTGCTGGAGCATTCTCAGGACCAGGGACTGGAGCCTCAGCTGGCTTCGGGCCAGCTGGAGGAGACTTGGGTACTACTGCCACTGCTGGAGCCATGGGGGTCCCAGGAACTTTGCAAGCTGGACTACCACAGAACTTT TCGTGCCATCACTGCCAGCAGCCGATGCGTGTTGGCGAGCCGGCCGTGTACGCAGAGCGGGCCGGCTACGACAAGATGTGGCACCCGGCTTGCTTCGTGTGCTGTAACTGCACTGAGCTGCTGGTGGACATGATCTACTTCTGGAAGAAAGGCAAGCTGTACTGTGGACGTCACTACGGAGACAGCGAGAAGCCGCGTTGTGGAGGATGTGACGAG ctgatCTTCAGTAACGAGTACACTCAGGCTGAGGGCCAGAACTGGCATCTGAAGCACTTCTGCTGTTTTGAGTGCGACTGCATCCTGGCTGGAGAGACGTATGTCATGGAGAACGATAAACCTGTCTGCAAACCCTGCTACATGACGAACTACGCTGTG AAATGTACAGTCTGCCAGAATCCGGTGGAGCCCGAGGCGCAGAGGGTTTCCTACGGTGATCACCACTGGCACGCCGAGCCGGACTGCTTCAAGTGCTCCGGCTGCACCAAGTGCCTGGTCGGTCAACGCTTCATGGCAGTGCAGGGCTTCCTTTTCTGCTCCGTGGAGTGCAAGAAGAAAACCATGACTTAG